A window of the Arachis duranensis cultivar V14167 chromosome 5, aradu.V14167.gnm2.J7QH, whole genome shotgun sequence genome harbors these coding sequences:
- the LOC107489710 gene encoding uncharacterized protein LOC107489710 gives MDTRRKPSTMAIECLEMFHGIDRTAFRMLTQVLHREVKQSLMVMAFLLSLETMGLNGILQTAVKKEGWFMNSLADECVICLQCLLSQEFSGVLDKARKLETLGHVLKTDLTLYQVHRMRSALLTLIPDTLSTICARILGDITMDALWLEYHRTPKELLVSTHRTSAYRLHQRH, from the coding sequence ATGGATACTAGAAGGAAGCCCTCAACCATGGCAATCGAATGTTTGGAAATGTTCCATGGAATCGATCGAACTGCATTCAGGATGCTGACGCAAGTCCTTCACCGTGAAGTTAAACAGTCCCTGATGGTCATGGCATTTCTATTGTCACTGGAGACAATGGGACTGAATGGTATTCTGCAGACAGCCGTAAAAAAGGAAGGCTGGTTTATGAACAGTCTTGCCGATGAATGTGTCATCTGTTTGCAATGCCTACTATCTCAGGAGTTTTCTGGGGTTCTGGACAAGGCCAGAAAACTCGAAACCCTCGGACACGTGCTGAAAACTGACCTCACGTTATACCAGGTTCATAGGATGAGATCCGCCCTTCTAACTCTGATTCCCGATACCCTATCAACCATTTGCGCTAGAATTCTAGGCGACATAACGATGGATGCGCTGTGGTTGGAGTACCACAGGACTCCTAAAGAACTACTGGTTTCAACACACAGGACCAGTGCATATCGGTTGCACCAGAGGCATTGA
- the LOC107489711 gene encoding protein FAR1-RELATED SEQUENCE 5-like — translation MSINEDDVKNDSDNDLGDDFDYQPNAEDNAEDDDVDSLDSTSKSEEVCGVKRIADLMVEDIWNLEFRTEDEACQFYNAYSCWHGFVMRKDDVVRDNQGRIISRQLVCNKEGWRNMRYLDMDDRSREARSLTRTKCPARLRVKLDYGCGRWKVSCFVESHNHDLTPPQFAHLVPANRRLTVSDRVQVENLHNFGVKSCHIMGYIAFQKGGYRHAGFTRKDLYNHIDRYRRAKVKNGDANAAINYLIGKSNNDPLFFGKYTFTSDERLEHIFWADGQSIIDYHCFGDIVAFDSTYKKNKYNKPLVIFSGCNHHGQTAIFGSGLLSDETTETYKWLLETFVEAMGGKSPKAVITDGDLAMRDAIKNVLPDATHRLCGWHLQRNACENIKNPNFLRDFKGLIYDNNDQSDFDRRWTAILDKHNLVGSTWMEKTYETREMWSHCFLRDKFFGYIRTTSQCEGINSLIRFYVNRKNTLIEFMHNLDRALKEYRNNELIADFKSQCSEPVMITSLEVYERSASCYFTRNIFKEIRNEIQRAGALNITVLSTTLDKVEFSVTALGDPAKD, via the coding sequence ATGTCCATTAACGAGGATGATGTGAAGAATGATTCTGATAATGATTTGGGTGATGATTTCGATTATCAACCGAATGCAGAAGACAATGCTGAAGACGACGATGTGGATTCGCTGGATTCTACTAGCAAGAGTGAAGAAGTTTGTGGGGTAAAAAGAATAGCAGATCTAATGGTGGAGGATATTTGGAACCTGGAGTTTAGGACAGAGGATGAGGCCTGCCAGTTTTATAACGCTTATTCTTGTTGGCATGGATTTGTAATGAGGAAGGACGACGTGGTTAGGGATAATCAAGGTAGAATCATTAGCAGGCAACTTGTTTGCAACAAAGAGGGCTGGAGAAATATGAGGTATCTTGATATGGATGATAGATCAAGGGAGGCAAGGTCACTAACGCGAACCAAGTGTCCAGCTCGGCTTAGGGTAAAGCTTGACTACGGCTGCGGTAGATGGAAGGTATCATGTTTTGTGGAATCTCACAACCACGATCTGACGCCACCCCAATTTGCGCATCTGGTACCGGCCAATCGTCGTCTCACTGTGAGTGATAGAGTCCAAGTGGAAAATCTACATAATTTTGGTGTCAAGAGCTGCCATATTATGGGGTATATTGCATTCCAGAAGGGTGGATATCGTCATGCTGGCTTCACACGGAAAGATTTGTACAACCACATCGATCGCTATCGTCGGGCAAAAGTTAAAAACGGGGATGCCAATGCGGCAATAAACTATTTGATTGGCAAGTCAAACAACGATCCACTGTTCTTTGGAAAGTATACGTTCACTAGTGACGAAAGGCTGGAGCATATTTTTTGGGCAGATGGGCAGTCAATTATCGACTATCACTGCTTTGGAGATATTGTTGCCTTTGATTCAACCTACAAGAAGAATAAATACAACAAGCCTTTGGTCATTTTCTCTGGATGCAATCATCACGGGCAGACTGCTATATTCGGCTCCGGCCTACTTTCCGATGAAACCACAGAGACATATAAGTGGTTGTTGGAAACCTTTGTTGAAGCGATGGGTGGGAAAAGTCCAAAAGCAGTAATAACTGACGGAGACCTTGCCATGCGAGATGCAATCAAGAATGTTCTGCCTGATGCGACCCATCGGTTATGCGGCTGGCATCTGCAGAGAAATGCATGTGAAAATATAAAGAATCCTAATTTCCTACGCGATTTTAAGGGTCTTATATACGACAACAACGACCAGAGTGACTTTGATCGGAGATGGACAGCCATTCTGGATAAGCACAACCTTGTTGGCAGTACCTGGATGGAGAAGACGTACGAAACTCGTGAGATGTGGTCCCATTGTTTCCTCCGGGATAAGTTTTTTGGTTACATAAGGACGACATCACAGTGTGAAGGTATAAATTCTCTCATCAGATTTTATGTTAATCGCAAGAACACCCTCATTGAGTTCATGCATAACCTGGATAGGGCCTTAAAGGAGTATAGAAACAATGAATTAATAGCTGACTTTAAGTCTCAGTGCTCAGAGCCTGTGATGATTACCTCATTGGAGGTATATGAAAGATCTGCATCATGTTATTTCACGCGAAACATTTTCAAGGAAATTCGTAATGAGATTCAGAGGGCAGGGGCTTTGAATATAACGGTACTAAGCACAACCTTGGACAAGGTAGAGTTCAGTGTGACTGCTCTCGGAGACCCGGCCAAAGATTGA